The window GAGTAGCTGTAACAGTGTCTGAACTGGGAAGCCTTCCTGAAAATGTGACTTCTGTTTCTCCTGATGGCGAATACCAACGCTGGAATGGCAGTCAGTGGGTGACAGATGAAGAAGCCAGGCGTAATGCGCTGATAAATCAGGCGGCAGAGAAGAAAGCGGGTCTGCTTAAACAGATGGGAGAGCAAATCGCCGTTTTACAGGATGCCGTTGATTTTGGTGAAGCGACGCCAGAAGAACAGGAACAGCTGACAGCCCTCAGGAAATTACGAATAAAGTTAAATCGCATTCAACCGGAAAACGCGCCAGATATTGACTGGTCAGACTTTGAATAAATCAGACAGCCGCCCGCAGGCGGCTTTTTATCATTCAGAGGTTTTATGTCTGTATTAATCTCAGGCGCGCTTATTAATGGCGCCGGCGTTCCGATGGCGGGATGCAAAATTTATTTAGATGCACTGGTTAATACCAGTGAAGTGGTCACTGAATCATTCGCGGTTATTGAAACCGATGCGGCGGGACAGTATGCCTTTGAAGCACAAAAAGGCAAATACACCGTACACATCAAGCAAAAGAACGGCCCTAAGTGCTGCGTGGGTGACATTTCGGTTTACGACGACTCAAAGCCCGGCACACTGAACGACTTTCTGACCGCCCTCGATGAAGGTGACCTGAAACCGGATGTGGTGAAACGCTTTGAGGAAATGGTGGCGCAGGCGCAGCAGAGCGCGGAAGCGGCAGCGGAAAGCGAACAACAGGCCGGGCAACATGTCGCTGATGCGCAACAAATTAAGAGCGACTGCGAGACGCTGGCAGATAATGTTCAGCAGAATACAAACGCTGTGGAGGAAAACACGCAGCGCGTTGAACAGCTGGCATCAGAAGTTGGGCTGCACGCCGGGCAGGTGCAGCAGGGCGTGCAGAATGTTACTGATGCGGTAAAAAAGGCGCAGCAGGCAGCAAAGAATTCTGCTGACAGTGCCACTGACTCAAAAAACAGTGCTGACAACGCCGCCCTGAGCGAACAGAACGCACAAAAACACGCGCAGAAAGCTGAACAACATGAGCAGCAGACTAAACAATATGCGCAGGATGCAGCGACCGCCGCAGAATCAGCAGAGAACGCCAAAGGCGAAATTGACGAAATTCTGGATGGTGGCTATCTCAAGATAAAAAACAACTTTCAGGAAATTGTTGATGCTGGCCCGTCAGCACTGGCTCAGGCCCAATGGAATTTACAGATTTCCGGGGTGAAAAATAAACAGGTAATTGCCACCCCTTATACATGGCCATCCAGAACTGAGTATGAACAAAGGGTGCATCTGCCACTCGCCGGAGCTTACGGATTTGGCTACACGTTTGAAGATAAAAGCCAGGGACGAATAAACCTTAATGAAGGTTACACTGGTTCCTGGTGGTCACAGTGGGTAAAGCCGGGGCGTTATTACGTTACAACCAGTGATAAACAATATCTGACACCAGACGGGGGCACGTACGGAGTTGTTGATGCGCTGTGGCTTAATGGCAGCGGATATAACGATGCTTCGAAGGTTCTGAAAATACTGGCTTTTTACGATAATGACGGATACTTGCACATTGGCAGACGCGCAGGTCAGAGCAACGGGTCAATAAGCTGGCGCAAGCTGGCATCGCTCTCTGATGTCAGGGCCATGCTGTATTCATATATTTATAATAATTACAACAGAGAATGGCGAGACCCGGAACTGGGAGGTTTAATTCTGGCGTCATACCAGGGAACCGCTGACGGCGACACAAATATTAAAGTATCCCGTGGTCAGACTTACCCCGGCTCACGACTTGCACCTGTGGCGATAGAGTGCCCGTTCACCCCGTCTGGTACGTATGCGGCAACACCGCGATTCTATATTACCGGCTGCAAGAGCAAATCACTCCCCGGAACCTATATTTCACTGTCTGGAGCACCCACAACATACAGCGACCAGGCTTTTGTGGCGCTATTCATGAGGATTGCATGATGCAGATAAAAGAAATTACCAGCCCCCGCTACACCGAATCCGGTGCGATTGACTGCGACGTTCTGTTTGAGGAAATGGAAGCCCCTGTTCCCTACACTGCCACGCCGGACGATACAGCGAAAACCGGTCAGCAAATCTGGCAGGAACTGCAAAGCGGCAAATGGGGCGAGATAACCCCGTTCACCGCATCACCTGAACTTATCGCTGCGGCAAAAGATGCCAAAAAGCGGGAAATTGAGGCGTGGCGCACAGAACAGGAAGCGCAGCCGTTCACCTTTGAATGGAACGGCCACACCTGGAACGCTGGCCCCGACTCAATGACCCGTCTTTATCCTGTGGTAATGGCTGCAAAATCTGATACGGCACGAACCGCCCTTGCGTGGGGTGACGCCGATAATCAACAGGTGAAATTGTCGATGCCGGAACTGGAAGAACTGGCAGCCGCGATGGCGCAGGCGCAGGTTGAGCGCAATGACGAGATTTATCAACGCCAGCGTGAGATGAAGGAGGAACTGAATAACTTGGATGATTTACGCTCAATCAGAGCGATGACGATTAGCAGCAGTTAGCGGTCAATTCTGGACTTTTTGGGCGCACCTGAACCGTCCAGAATTGCGCGTCAATCAGTCCAGAAAAAAACGCGAAGTTACAATTACGGCGTAAATAGAGCGGCGCAGCATGGCTTCGGTGCCCTTCAGCGCGACCGCCCAGTCCTCCATCGGCACCTCGTCGAGCAGGCGACGGCGCACCTCCTCGCTCTGGCGGCTGAGGATAAAGAAGTCGTACATCTCATCCTGCAGCTGTTCAAGCACGTCTTCATCGCGCTCGCGCAGCTGATCGAGGATCACCTGCTGGTTGCCCTGGAAGCGGTTGACGATATCTGCCGCCTGCTTGATGCCCTTCACCTTCGAACCGTGTTCGGAAAGCACCGACAGCCCGCGTTCGATCAGGCGATCCAGTTCATCCACCACGTCGCGGTTAACGTCGCTCAGCTTCGCCACCCGGTAGAGGATCTCGTTCTGCACCGATTCGCTCATGTATGACAGTACGCTGGCGGAGATCTCCGGCGTCAGAAAGGCGAGAAATACCGCCTGCAATTGCAGATGCTCTTCCGAGATCAGAATCGCCAGCTGGCGCGGCTCAACCCACTGTAGTCTCGCCATCCGCGAGCGGATTTCGTCGCCGTAAATGCCGTTGATGACGCTGCTGGCAATTTCAGTGCCCAGCGCCTTGTTGAGAATGCCCTGCAGCATGGAGCGCGACGCGCCGTTGATGCCGCTCTGCTCGCGGAACTCATCAAAAAAGTTATTGATGACCTTTCTCGCCATGCTGGTTTTCACCCCGGAGAGGCGCGCCATATTTTCACTCAGGCGCACCACCTCTTCACGACTGAGCTTCTGCATCACCGTGGCCGCCGCTTCTTCTCCCAGGCACAGCAGCAAAATAGCGGCCTGTTCGAGATAGCTGTTGGTACTGCCGTTACTTGTTGTCAATTCGCTCATTGCTGGTAATCCATTGTCTGAGAACTTCAGCCACGCGATCGGTATCGCTCATCGCCAGTTTTTGCAGGAACTCCAGCTTCACCTCCAGGCCGGAACTCTGCGGAGGCAGACTGTCATCGCCGGGGAAAGAGGGAAGCTCAATGCTTTTCCGATCATCCTCCGCCGCCGCGAACTGCGGTTCGATGGCGGGCACG is drawn from Citrobacter rodentium NBRC 105723 = DSM 16636 and contains these coding sequences:
- a CDS encoding prophage tail fiber N-terminal domain-containing protein, which codes for MSVLISGALINGAGVPMAGCKIYLDALVNTSEVVTESFAVIETDAAGQYAFEAQKGKYTVHIKQKNGPKCCVGDISVYDDSKPGTLNDFLTALDEGDLKPDVVKRFEEMVAQAQQSAEAAAESEQQAGQHVADAQQIKSDCETLADNVQQNTNAVEENTQRVEQLASEVGLHAGQVQQGVQNVTDAVKKAQQAAKNSADSATDSKNSADNAALSEQNAQKHAQKAEQHEQQTKQYAQDAATAAESAENAKGEIDEILDGGYLKIKNNFQEIVDAGPSALAQAQWNLQISGVKNKQVIATPYTWPSRTEYEQRVHLPLAGAYGFGYTFEDKSQGRINLNEGYTGSWWSQWVKPGRYYVTTSDKQYLTPDGGTYGVVDALWLNGSGYNDASKVLKILAFYDNDGYLHIGRRAGQSNGSISWRKLASLSDVRAMLYSYIYNNYNREWRDPELGGLILASYQGTADGDTNIKVSRGQTYPGSRLAPVAIECPFTPSGTYAATPRFYITGCKSKSLPGTYISLSGAPTTYSDQAFVALFMRIA
- a CDS encoding DUF4376 domain-containing protein, translating into MMQIKEITSPRYTESGAIDCDVLFEEMEAPVPYTATPDDTAKTGQQIWQELQSGKWGEITPFTASPELIAAAKDAKKREIEAWRTEQEAQPFTFEWNGHTWNAGPDSMTRLYPVVMAAKSDTARTALAWGDADNQQVKLSMPELEELAAAMAQAQVERNDEIYQRQREMKEELNNLDDLRSIRAMTISSS
- a CDS encoding tail fiber assembly protein: MTFKMSAEAQTIRVFNYLDGTNEFIGESDAYIPPHTGLPANSTDIAPPDIPAGFAAVFNADEMKWHLMEDHRGKTVYSTETGVAVTVSELGSLPENVTSVSPDGEYQRWNGSQWVTDEEARRNALINQAAEKKAGLLKQMGEQIAVLQDAVDFGEATPEEQEQLTALRKLRIKLNRIQPENAPDIDWSDFE